From the Chitinolyticbacter meiyuanensis genome, one window contains:
- a CDS encoding cellulase family glycosylhydrolase, producing the protein MKQFNRAIKPIAAILAGCTLLASAAFAAPAWQEGSTYSSGTVVTYNGNDYRALVTHTAYVGANWNPASTPTLWTLVGPATGEPTPTAVPATPTPRPATPTPQAATPTPRPATPTPQAATPTPAPASCYAAWNAGSVYTGGQRVTHLGVNYEARWWTQGDNPAQSGDWGVWKQISQCGSTTPVPATPTPRPATPTPQTATPTPVPATPTPVTPAPSGTPTERNGQLKVCANNLNLCNERNEAVQLRGMSTHGIQWYGWGNCLTTGSLDALANDWKADVLRISLYVQEGGYESNPDGYTAQVERLIDEATRRGMYALVDWHQLDPGDPNYNLERAKTFFTRIATKYGNQKNIIYDVANEPNNVSWTKIREYGEKIIPVIRAIDPDSLVLIGTHGWGSFGVSDGRSVDDIINDPVRYSNVMYTFHFYAASHGDQYLNELKKGAARLPVFITEWGSQTASGDGTNNFTMTQKYLDFLAEKKISWTNWNYSDDFRSGAVWKTGTCSSGNWAASSLKPAGEFVRNAIRNR; encoded by the coding sequence ATGAAGCAGTTCAACCGGGCCATCAAGCCCATCGCCGCGATCCTGGCCGGCTGCACGCTGCTGGCCAGCGCGGCCTTCGCGGCCCCTGCCTGGCAGGAAGGCAGCACCTACAGCAGTGGCACCGTGGTGACCTACAACGGCAACGACTACCGTGCGCTGGTCACCCACACCGCCTACGTCGGCGCCAACTGGAATCCGGCCTCGACCCCGACGCTGTGGACACTGGTCGGCCCCGCCACCGGCGAACCCACGCCAACGGCTGTGCCGGCCACGCCGACACCACGACCGGCCACGCCGACGCCGCAAGCTGCAACCCCCACGCCACGCCCGGCAACACCGACACCGCAAGCCGCCACACCGACCCCTGCCCCCGCCAGCTGCTATGCCGCCTGGAACGCCGGGAGCGTGTATACCGGCGGCCAGCGCGTAACCCACCTGGGCGTGAACTACGAAGCGCGCTGGTGGACGCAAGGCGACAACCCGGCCCAATCCGGCGACTGGGGCGTATGGAAGCAGATCAGCCAATGCGGCTCGACCACGCCGGTTCCGGCCACGCCGACACCGCGGCCTGCCACCCCGACGCCGCAAACCGCCACACCGACCCCGGTACCGGCCACGCCCACGCCGGTAACCCCGGCCCCGAGCGGCACGCCGACCGAACGCAATGGCCAGCTCAAGGTCTGCGCCAACAACCTCAACCTGTGCAATGAGCGCAACGAAGCGGTGCAGCTGCGCGGCATGAGCACCCACGGCATCCAGTGGTATGGCTGGGGCAACTGCCTCACCACCGGCTCGCTCGACGCGCTGGCCAACGACTGGAAGGCCGACGTGCTGCGCATCTCGCTGTACGTGCAGGAAGGCGGCTACGAGAGCAACCCGGACGGCTACACCGCCCAAGTGGAGCGCCTGATCGACGAAGCCACCCGCCGCGGCATGTATGCGCTCGTCGATTGGCACCAGCTCGATCCGGGTGATCCCAACTACAACCTGGAACGCGCCAAGACCTTCTTCACCCGGATTGCCACCAAGTACGGCAACCAGAAGAACATCATCTACGACGTGGCCAACGAGCCGAACAACGTGAGCTGGACCAAGATCCGCGAGTATGGCGAAAAGATCATCCCGGTGATCCGCGCCATCGATCCGGATTCGCTGGTGCTGATCGGCACACACGGTTGGGGCTCGTTCGGCGTCTCGGATGGCCGCTCGGTCGACGACATCATCAACGACCCGGTGCGCTATTCCAACGTGATGTACACCTTCCACTTCTACGCGGCCTCGCACGGGGATCAATACCTGAACGAGCTGAAGAAGGGCGCCGCGCGGCTGCCGGTGTTCATCACCGAGTGGGGCTCACAGACCGCCAGCGGCGACGGCACCAACAACTTCACCATGACCCAGAAATACCTGGACTTCCTGGCGGAGAAGAAGATCAGCTGGACCAACTGGAACTACTCGGACGACTTCCGCTCCGGCGCGGTGTGGAAGACCGGTACCTGCTCCAGCGGCAACTGGGCGGCCTCCAGCCTCAAGCCAGCCGGCGAGTTCGTGCGCAACGCCATCCGTAATCGCTGA
- a CDS encoding LOG family protein encodes MINPKNKPIGVVDDDEALRIVADAVLKLWDTVDDLSRLRPAHTPHYHVTIFGSARIQENTPAYQSVKYLAAELAAMGCRIVTGGGPGLMQAANEGAAQAAPDNPDASVGIRVDLDFEQHVNDFVGRAYEHKTFFSRLHHFVQRSNAFIVTPGGIGTALELMLVWQLLQVRKLYDTPLILVGEMWHEMVDWARRHMVDNGAGLASPVDMQIPVVVDTVEDAVHLIREHHGRWQADDKALG; translated from the coding sequence GTGATCAATCCCAAGAACAAACCCATAGGCGTGGTCGATGACGACGAAGCGCTGCGCATCGTGGCCGATGCGGTGCTCAAGCTATGGGATACGGTGGACGACCTGTCCCGCCTGCGGCCGGCACATACGCCGCACTACCATGTGACCATTTTCGGCTCCGCCCGCATCCAGGAAAACACGCCGGCTTATCAGTCGGTGAAATACCTGGCGGCCGAGCTTGCCGCCATGGGGTGCCGCATCGTCACCGGCGGTGGTCCGGGCCTGATGCAGGCGGCCAACGAAGGCGCAGCCCAGGCGGCGCCGGATAATCCCGATGCCTCGGTCGGCATCCGGGTCGATCTCGATTTCGAACAGCATGTGAACGATTTCGTCGGCCGTGCGTACGAGCACAAGACCTTCTTCTCCCGCCTGCACCACTTCGTGCAGCGCTCGAATGCCTTCATCGTCACCCCGGGCGGGATCGGCACGGCGCTGGAGCTGATGCTGGTGTGGCAGCTGTTGCAGGTACGCAAGCTCTACGACACACCGCTGATCCTGGTCGGCGAGATGTGGCACGAGATGGTCGACTGGGCGCGCCGCCATATGGTGGACAACGGCGCTGGCCTTGCGAGCCCGGTGGACATGCAGATCCCGGTGGTGGTCGATACCGTGGAAGACGCCGTACACCTGATCCGTGAGCACCATGGCCGCTGGCAGGCGGACGACAAGGCGCTGGGCTGA
- a CDS encoding isochorismatase family protein translates to MPVTRIDPRSALVVIDLQRGILAMPTQVLGDEIVRRVALLADAFHAGGLPVIYVHLVNAADGSDAPPGRVDRAAPMGAQAADFSELDPRLPRAEGDLVIAKKQWGAFYGTDLDLQLRRRGITQLVLAGISTSIGVETTARNAWEHGYHVTIARDAVTDLNAEAEQRSLDLILPRLAEVDDSAAIIALLPPRSG, encoded by the coding sequence ATGCCCGTCACCCGTATCGATCCACGCAGCGCCCTGGTCGTGATCGACCTGCAACGCGGCATCCTCGCCATGCCGACGCAGGTGCTCGGCGACGAAATCGTCCGGCGTGTGGCCCTGCTCGCCGATGCCTTCCATGCCGGCGGCCTGCCGGTTATCTATGTCCATCTCGTCAACGCCGCCGATGGCAGCGATGCGCCGCCCGGCCGCGTCGATCGCGCAGCGCCCATGGGCGCGCAAGCGGCGGATTTCAGTGAGCTCGATCCGCGGCTACCGCGCGCCGAGGGCGACCTGGTCATTGCCAAAAAGCAATGGGGCGCGTTCTACGGCACCGACCTCGACCTGCAGCTGAGACGGCGCGGCATCACCCAGCTGGTGCTGGCCGGGATTTCGACATCGATCGGCGTGGAAACGACGGCGCGCAACGCCTGGGAGCACGGCTATCACGTGACCATCGCGCGCGACGCGGTCACTGACCTGAATGCCGAGGCGGAGCAACGCAGCCTCGACCTCATCCTGCCACGGCTGGCGGAAGTGGACGACAGCGCGGCCATCATCGCCCTGCTCCCGCCTCGCAGCGGCTAG